The region GTACGCCTATGGGCAAGCACCTCTCCGGACTATTAGTATCTACACTTAGTGGTTTTGATATTGCCCGGTATCACTTGCCGATCAAGCGCGAAAGCTGGAATGAAGCAGCGATGGGCCGCGAGCGATTCATGAAAGATGACGGCGCCGCATCGGGAACCGGCTCGCGTCTGCCTGCCCGCGATCCCAGGGGAGGAAGGCCGCCACAGGAGGTCGCAGCCCGGCTTGGACATCATATCCTCGAGACGGCGCTTGCCCAATTCATCGCCGGCGGCGTCGAGGGTACGAGTATGGAAGCTATCGCCGCCGCCGCACAGACATCGAAGCGAACGCTCTATTCCCGCTTCGGCTCAAAGCTCGCCCTGCTCGTCGCCGCCATGGAACACGGCCTTGCCCGCTATCTCGATCCGATCGCGGCATCGGTCCCTCGAGGAAGCACCCGCAAAAAAATCGCCTATATCGCTCGCAGGATGCTCGACCTGTCGCTTCAAGGCGATGTCGTGGGCATCGAAGCGCTCATCATCTGGCTGGCAAACCACAATCCGGGCATGATGCGGGCACAGCCCGCGATCGGCACCCAGTTCGGCATCGATCTGATGCAGACGATCCTTGCCGAGGCGAGCGAACCGAACAGCGAGGAAGCAGGCGATCTTCCGTTCCTCGCTGCTTTTCTCTTCGACGCGCTGGTCACCGTGCCGCGCCAGCGCATCCTGCAGCGCCATGATCTGCACAACACCACCCGGACAAAGGCTGCCTATATCGAGCGAGCGCTCGACCTCATGGCAAAGGCCATTCCGTTC is a window of Sphingobium sp. MI1205 DNA encoding:
- a CDS encoding TetR/AcrR family transcriptional regulator; this encodes MKDDGAASGTGSRLPARDPRGGRPPQEVAARLGHHILETALAQFIAGGVEGTSMEAIAAAAQTSKRTLYSRFGSKLALLVAAMEHGLARYLDPIAASVPRGSTRKKIAYIARRMLDLSLQGDVVGIEALIIWLANHNPGMMRAQPAIGTQFGIDLMQTILAEASEPNSEEAGDLPFLAAFLFDALVTVPRQRILQRHDLHNTTRTKAAYIERALDLMAKAIPFLNEGRGNRLTS